CACGTCGTCCACGCCGAACCGCTCTGCCGTTGCGGGCATCAGCTGCATCAGCCCCTGCGCCCCGGCGGAGGAAACGGCCTGCGTGCGGCCCGAGGATTCCACCCCGATCACCGCCAGCACCAGCGCGGGAGAGACACGCGTGCCGATCGTGGCCTTCAGGATCTCGGTGCCATGGCGCGTGGCAATCTCGTGTAGTGTCTGCATCCGGGGCACGCCGATCCCCTGCCCCTCCGGCGCGCGCCGCAGCTGCGACACAGCCAGCGCAAGCCGCCCGGGGCCGCTGTCAGACAGATCCGGCGAGACGCCGCGCCAAAACCAGCCCGTCATCGCCTCCGAGGGCAGACCTGCAGCCGCAGCGGCCGCAACGGCAGCAGTGTCTGCCGTGCCAGCATCCCTCTCCTTGCGCTTGGGCAAGGGCGGCGGCGGCCATTGCACAGAGTCGTCGATCTGCACCGTGATCCGCTTCTTTGCGCCCGCTTCGGGCACTTTCACGCGTTTGAAGGTGAAATCCTGCTGCGGCCACGCGCTTTCCGCCACCGCAGGCGCGGGCAGCGCGTGCGTGGCAACGGCGAGGGCCGCGACCATCGTTCCATAAATGAAGCGCCGCATGCTGCGGTCTCCTGCTCTGCCTCGGTGTGTTTTCTTGTTTTGTTGGCGCAGAGCATCGCAAATTTCGGCCCCTGCCGCCAGAAATTTGCGCCCAATAGCGTGAGTTGCTCCCCGTTTCCGGGCGAAAACCACACAAGTGCCGAGGGGACACTTAAAAACTTCATGATAATTATCAATTGTTTAACTGGTTTTCGGGCCGAAATTCACCATTACTTAAAATTGCACGATGGTCGCCCAACTCTTGCCCCAATCCGGGAGCCTTATAGCGTCATACCGAGGCGGACAGACGGCAAAAGCCTGATGGAAAGTCCGACAAGGTGAGTGAAACGAGCGAACCTGAACCACAGATCCTTTGGAGGGACCTACCATGATCATCAAGCTTTTCAAGAACTTCGCCAAAGACGAATCCGGCGCCGTGACCGTTGACTGGGTCGTGCTGACCGCCGCTCTCGTGGGCCTCGGCATTGCCGTCCTGTCCACCGTTGCCACGGGCGTTGACAACGTCAACACCGACCTGTCGGCCTCCTTCACCTCCGGCCAGACCTTCTCCACGCAAGGCGACGGCGTGACCGCCACCGTGATCGACTAAGACGTCTCCGGCTGATTAAAGCCCTGACGCGCGAAAGGCCGCCCCACCGGGCGGCCTTTTTGCTTTCTCCAACAGCTGGCGCTGGCCCGCTTTCCCCCCTGAAATGGCCCACAAAAGGCATAAGACTTCCTGAAAAGACCGCGCAGCCGCCCAATTTGTGCCCCGATGCGCCGCCATAACATCCTCATACCGAGGCGGACACGGGGCCCTGAGCGCCAAGCCAAAGGGCCAACCGAGGCAACGTCCAAGCCGGTCAAGACTGAGCGAACCTGACATCTGATACTGGA
The sequence above is drawn from the Pseudoruegeria sp. SHC-113 genome and encodes:
- a CDS encoding lytic transglycosylase domain-containing protein is translated as MRRFIYGTMVAALAVATHALPAPAVAESAWPQQDFTFKRVKVPEAGAKKRITVQIDDSVQWPPPPLPKRKERDAGTADTAAVAAAAAAGLPSEAMTGWFWRGVSPDLSDSGPGRLALAVSQLRRAPEGQGIGVPRMQTLHEIATRHGTEILKATIGTRVSPALVLAVIGVESSGRTQAVSSAGAQGLMQLMPATAERFGVDDVTDPAQNIAGGVAYLDWLMKEFDNDPILVLAGYNAGENAVKKNGGVPPYAETRAYVPKVISAWTVARGLCQTPPELATDGCVFGLRTASR
- a CDS encoding Flp family type IVb pilin, with product MIIKLFKNFAKDESGAVTVDWVVLTAALVGLGIAVLSTVATGVDNVNTDLSASFTSGQTFSTQGDGVTATVID